A single Triticum dicoccoides isolate Atlit2015 ecotype Zavitan chromosome 2A, WEW_v2.0, whole genome shotgun sequence DNA region contains:
- the LOC119354069 gene encoding protein TIME FOR COFFEE-like isoform X1: protein MERIREGRRAALAMSGGAPPPRRRLRSNGGGVSGGAGPRDSPRSERRRGDRLMLNGNGRDDGDDTSDDSLGDDDDDPDEELAASAPRFPSVQRRSPSTAPPPSPPQPGAAHHHSSSSSGGGGGGYNNHHHHGPQSMHRKGGSNPKGPIVWKAADEMIGVPVPRKARSASTKRSSHEWTGPGGGSGGGAAVDGSQIQRPSSRPISPASTSATAPARKKLKTLGGGGSSGGSGPVPKQRPSPASAPSAAPPQPPPAKISKSPSFIQEEIEVAEVLFGLTRQFPCPPKQENMNHKPEPKDAPEAKSGNSSPAPSSSVVRPADSASLTTIAPKRKRPRLAKYDNENRPASPAKPDTAEPPARPEVLPVARSDAKPSVSAVAESVASTAAAAATAGAQQEATREPEKREDHRGRDPELRASESDRRDPGPESSRAEPPAAAVKPDGEAAAPVGSEARNGEATTATKSELASDGARQEKFCIDLMAPPPGKLSPDRDGSSDPDADKKGLDSEMDVAGRGNSEKKDGERTRRGLEINLEDEKAQRIPAEELAPKKLTLQLDLEKPSQGDEKSPSERRQPPLPPPQQQQHKPSKSEVKHEKSPLPAALPPMPMTVGGWMGTFPPFSYIAPVPGLSAPGLHHPMDIKPGTSAGLQHPALPPLPVRPKRCATHCYIAQQIQYHQRITKMNSFWPTTAAAAAAAAATRSAPFFGPRGPFNMGVVPPAEAASLLANPMQGSYPVRAHAPLQETKAPSMVPSPFQGSLSKDKAASSSASVAESNQRKQPPALEAQQSSPMPPNMMQAPTFIFPFNQHAAAVAAATAAANRMGDTKSSGTSSAMPSSATAHASAAHAGASAMNLSFANLQPGDAQFLAILQNGYPFQLAAAHAGGAPSYRGMAPPGPGVPYFNGHVYSPHMLNPSQQQGTQQQNHQKNSMPSLSGSSQKHQPQQSQGLLGYAPNANAAAAAAAAAAAAAANSSQSYSSGNQRPVLLHGLAHRQDPDKTLQDGQSSDDKSSHHQKGGHEHNFAIPMHLPNFALMPSAGNQSEKKSNDHHQQPPTSRGQGVRIDLASSQPFVMPFGSIGAPGSAPNGLDFSSLAQNHALFQSHQEAGRHGYPQLNFASAQSVQGAQHKPQHQNAAEAKSVAGDSSSTPSAGDNERKKSASAKYPSDSQQHSLSFSKPENKSFMHPFLGSSANEPSVRTLSLIGAESSNAFGLGSSKSSSASTAAATSAAAPSAPTMSQQQQQQQIQLQLHQHHQHQMQQQFQQQQLQQQQQQQQLQQQQQQQQLQQQQQQQQQQQQQQQHQQHMLQLQKQQQQQQLFQNHLNSRPRSAAPSNASGYSDRLSATNFQNLMYPSSASQGGVPGQSPQLKASSSMRVSAPPSAASVPAASSPSNLIMMKNSGLHQQAKALQALSTPNHQSQSMSSSKIGHSLTNLSTGGAGDLSRSSNAPVASGSPSNSVSKSTGGSPPASGSAKGGQPVVQLSSPQQHAAKNSPSTSGSKSASTNPYSSMPMPSILGQQPNMAHSGGKQQSHGPSLKQQQAFPQGHGHGHFFISNAFAPQGPPQHVNAGAGAGLYQKRSADKTQQQQQQQQNAVSGSSAMLSLGSMSMSTSAVPADAGKAHSAAGSNMKANLHPAPGGFMHLATAGQSASGSPHSHLSAAQLTFSMPMPVKPTSDQKPAAGNGPLSILVSPADVVPCTATI, encoded by the exons ATGGAGCGGATCCGGGAAGGAAGGAGGGCCGCACTGGCCATGTCCGGCGGGGCGCCTCCGCCGCGGCGCCGGCTCAGGAGCAACGGCGGCGGCGTCTCCGGCGGCGCGGGGCCGAGGGACTCGCCTCGGTCCGAGAGGAGGCGGGGGGACCGCCTCATGCTCAACGGCAACGGccgcgacgacggcgacgacacCTCCGACgacagcctcggcgacgacgacgacgaccccgACGAGGAGCTCGCCGCCTCCGCGCCCAGGTTCCCGTCGGTGCAGCGCCGGTCACCCAGCACGGCGCCTCCGCCGTCCCCGCCACAGCCTGGCGCCGCGCACcatcacagcagcagcagcagcggcggcggcggcggcggttacaacaaccaccaccaccacggccCGCAGTCGATGCACCGGAAGGGGGGCTCCAATCCCAAGGGCCCCATAGTGTGGAAGGCCGCCGACGAAATGATCGGCGTTCCAGTCCCGAGGAAGGCGCGCTCAG CTTCTACCAAGAGGTCTTCGCACGAGTGGACAGGCCCCGGCGgtgggagcggcggcggcgccgcTGTAGACGGCTCGCAGATCCAGCGGCCTTCTTCACGGCCGATCTCGCCGGCTTCCACATCGGCCACCGCCCCTGCTCGGAAAAAGCTG AAAACACTTGGCGGCGGTGGGAGCAGCGGCGGTTCTGGGCCTGTACCGAAGCAGCGGCCGTCGCCGGCTTCAGCTCCTTCGGCAGCCCCGCCTCAGCCGCCACCAGCAAAGATTTCCAAGTCGCCATCGTTCATTCAGGAGGAGATCGAGGTCGCCGAGGTGCTATTTGGCCTGACGCGGCAGTTCCCCTGCCCTCCCAAGCAGGAGAACATGAACCACAAGCCGGAGCCCAAGGACGCGCCGGAGGCCAAGTCCGGGAACTCTTCGCCGGCTCCGTCGTCATCTGTCGTCCGGCCGGCAGATTCAGCCTCTCTCACCACTATAG CCCCAAAGAGGAAGCGGCCACGGCTCGCCAAGTACGACAACGAGAACCGCCCGGCGAGCCCAGCAAAACCGGACACGGCAGAGCCGCCCGCAAGGCCGGAAGTGCTTCCGGTGGCAAGATCAGATGCGAAGCCGTCCGTGTCGGCTGTGGCCGAAAGTGTcgccagcaccgccgccgccgccgccaccgctggcgcgcAGCAGGAGGCTACCCGGGAGCCAGAGAAGAGGGAGGACCACAGAGGAAGAGATCCAGAGCTCCGGGCCAGTGAATCAGATCGACGGGATCCCGGGCCCGAGAGCAGCCGGGCCGAGCCGCCGGCAGCAGCAGTCAAGCCCGACGGCGAGGCTGCTGCGCCGGTCGGCTCTGAGGCCAGGAATGGGGAGGCCACCACCGCGACAAAGAG TGAGCTGGCATCCGATGGCGCTCGGCAAGAAAAGTTTTGCATTGATCTCATG GCTCCCCCTCCTGGGAAGCTATCTCCTGATAGAGATGGCTCTTCCGACCCTGATGCGGATAAGAAGGGATTGGATTCTGAGATGGACGTG GCCGGGAGAGGAAATTCTGAAAAGAAAGATGGCGAGAGGACCCGGAGAGGCCTGGAGATCAATCTGGAGGACGAGAAGGCGCAAAGGATTCCGGCGGAGGAGCTTGCTCCAAAGAAGCTCACTCTGCAGCTTGATTTGGAGAAGCCCAGCCAAGGGGACGAAAAGTCGCCATCTGAGCGCAGACAGCCGCCATTGCCGccaccgcagcagcagcagcacaagccCTCAAAGTCCGAGGTCAAGCATGAGAAATCAC CTCTACCTGCTGCTTTACCCCCTATGCCAATGACCGTAGGCGGCTGGATGGGGACTTTCCCACCTTTTAG TTACATTGCTCCTGTTCCTGGACTatcagctcctgggcttcatcatcCTATGGACATCAAGCCAGGGACTTCTGCTGGATTACAG CATCCTGCATTGCCTCCACTGCCAGTACGCCCCAAGCGCTGCGCTACACATTGTTACATCGCACAGCAGATCCAATACCACCAGCGAATTACAAAGATGAACTCTTTCTGGCCCACAACAGcggctgccgctgctgctgccgccgccacaaGATCTGCACCATTCTTTGGTCCAAGAGGACCATTCAACATGGGCGTCGTTCCACCTGCGGAGGCTGCCTCCCTTCTCGCGAACCCAATGCAGGGGAGCTACCCTGTTCGGGCACACGCCCCGCTGCAAGAAACTAAGGCTCCTTCAATGGTGCCTTCTCCTTTCCAGGGGAGCCTCTCCAAGGATAAAGCGGCATCCAGCAGTGCCAGTGTTGCTGAATCAAACCAAAGGAAGCAACCTCCAGCTCTTGAAGCGCAGCAGTCCTCTCCCATGCCACCAAACATGATG caagcgcCAACATTCATCTTTCCATTCAACCAACATGCTGCAGCAGTAGCAGCTGCAACTGCCGCTGCCAATCGAATGGGAGATACAAAATCTTCTGGCACCAGCAGTGCGATGCCGTCATCTGCCACTGCCCACGCTTCAGCAGCACACGCTGGCGCATCGGCCATGAACTTGAGCTTTGCCAACTTGCAGCCGGGTGATGCCCAGTTCTTGGCCATCTTACAGAACGGCTACCCATTCCAGCTCGCTGCTGCTCATGCTGGAGGAGCTCCATCATATCGAGGCATGGCACcaccaggcccaggtgtaccgtatTTCAACGGGCATGTCTACTCTCCCCACATGTTGAACCCATCACAGCAGCAAGGTACGCAGCAACAAAATCATCAGAAAAACTCAATGCCAAGCTTGTCTGGTTCCTCTCAGAAGCATCAGCCACAACAATCACAAGGGTTGCTGGGATATGCACCAAATGCtaatgctgctgctgccgctgccgcagcTGCCGCAGCAGCCGCTGCCAACAGTTCCCAGAGCTATTCGAGCGGCAACCAGCGTCCTGTTCTTCTACATGGCCTCGCTCACCGACAGGATCCAGACAAGACTCTGCAAGATGGCCAGTCAAGTGATGACAAGTCTTCACACCATCAGAAGGGTGGGCATGAACATAATTTTGCTATTCCAATGCATCTTCCAAATTTTGCGTTGATGCCATCTGCTGGGAATCAGAGTGAGAAGAAATCGAATGATCACCAccagcagccaccaaccagtcgagGCCAGGGGGTTCGAATTGATCTTGCTTCATCTCAGCCTTTTGTGATGCCCTTTGGTTCCATTGGCGCTCCTGGTTCTGCTCCAAATGGTCTTGACTTCTCGTCATTGGCACAGAACCATGCGCTTTTCCAGAGCCATCAAGAAGCAGGCCGGCATGGTTACCCTCAGCTCAATTTTGCTTCAGCCCAGTCTGTTCAAGGTGCACAGCATAAACCCCAGCATCAAAATGCTGCAGAAGCTAAATCTGTGGCTGGGGATTCATCTTCAACGCCAAGTGCTGGAGATAATGAGAGAAAGAAATCTGCATCTGCAAAGTACCCGAGTGATTCACAGCAGCATTCTCTTTCTTTCTCTAAGCCAGAAAACAAGTCTTTTATGCACCCTTTCCTTGGTAGCAGTGCTAATGAGCCCTCAGTCCGCACTTTGAGCCTTATTGGTGCGGAATCTTCGAATGCCTTTGGGTTAGGCAGCAGCAAATCTTCAAGTGCTTCTACTGCAGCAGCTACGTCAGCTGCAGCCCCATCTGCACCGACCATgtcccagcagcagcaacagcagcaaatTCAGCTGCAGCtgcaccaacaccatcagcaccagATGCAGCAACAATtccagcagcagcaactccaacagcagcagcaacagcagcaactccagcagcagcagcaacagcagcaactccagcagcagcagcaacagcagcagcagcaacaacaacagcagcagcaccaGCAACATATGTTACAGCTTcagaaacagcagcagcaacagcaattGTTTCAAAATCATCTGAACTCTCGCCCCAGGTCTGCTGCTCCGAGTAATGCAAGTGGATACTCTGACCGTTTGAGTGCGACGAACTTCCAGAATTTAATGTATCCATCAAGCGCTTCTCAAGGCGGAGTTCCTGGTCAATCACCTCAATTGAAGGCATCGTCGTCGATGAGAGTGTCAGCTCCACCTTCAGCTGCTTCTGTCCCTGCTGCATCCTCGCCTTCTAATTTGATTATGATGAAGAACAGTGGTCTCCATCAACAAGCAAAAGCTCTGCAGGCTCTCTCCACCCCGAATCACCAGTCACAAAGCATGAGTTCGTCGAAGATTGGCCACTCCCTTACTAATCTTTCTACTGGAGGAGCAGGGGACCTATCTCGATCTTCAAATGCTCCGGTTGCTTCTGGTTCGCCATCTAACTCGGTCTCCAAAAGTACTGGTGGTAGCCCACCTGCATCTGGAAGTGCGAAGGGTGGCCAGCCAGTTGTCCAATTGTCATCACCTCAACAACATGCAGCAAAGAACTCTCCTTCAACTTCTGGATCCAAGTCGGCTTCAACAAATCCCTACAGCAGTATGCCTATGCCATCGATCCTTGGTCAGCAACCAAACATGGCTCACTCTGGTGGTAAGCAGCAGTCACATGGACCCTCATTGAAACAACAGCAGGCGTTCCCACAAGGCCATGGCCACGGCCATTTCTTCATCTCCAATGCCTTTGCGCCACAAGGTCCGCCTCAGCATGTAAATGCTGGAGCTGGTGCTGGCCTCTACCAAAAGCGCTCGGCTGACAagacgcagcagcagcagcagcagcagcagaatgctGTCTCTGGTTCGTCTGCGATGCTCTCTCTTGGTTCCATGTCGATGTCCACATCTGCGGTTCCAGCCGATGCGGGGAAGGCTCATAGTGCAGCTGGCAGTAACATGAAGGCCAATCTTCATCCAGCGCCTGGTGGTTTTATGCACCTTGCGACAGCGGGGCAATCTGCGAGTGGTTCGCCTCACTCTCACCTTTCAGCGGCACAATTGACGTTTTCAATGCCAATGCCCGTAAAGCCTACCAGTGATCAGAAGCCTGCTGCTGGTAATGGACCTCTATCCATACTTGTTTCCCCTGCAGACGTTGTTCCATGTACCGCCACCATATAA
- the LOC119354069 gene encoding protein TIME FOR COFFEE-like isoform X2 — MERIREGRRAALAMSGGAPPPRRRLRSNGGGVSGGAGPRDSPRSERRRGDRLMLNGNGRDDGDDTSDDSLGDDDDDPDEELAASAPRFPSVQRRSPSTAPPPSPPQPGAAHHHSSSSSGGGGGGYNNHHHHGPQSMHRKGGSNPKGPIVWKAADEMIGVPVPRKARSASTKRSSHEWTGPGGGSGGGAAVDGSQIQRPSSRPISPASTSATAPARKKLKTLGGGGSSGGSGPVPKQRPSPASAPSAAPPQPPPAKISKSPSFIQEEIEVAEVLFGLTRQFPCPPKQENMNHKPEPKDAPEAKSGNSSPAPSSSVVRPADSASLTTIAPKRKRPRLAKYDNENRPASPAKPDTAEPPARPEVLPVARSDAKPSVSAVAESVASTAAAAATAGAQQEATREPEKREDHRGRDPELRASESDRRDPGPESSRAEPPAAAVKPDGEAAAPVGSEARNGEATTATKSELASDGARQEKFCIDLMAPPPGKLSPDRDGSSDPDADKKGLDSEMDVAGRGNSEKKDGERTRRGLEINLEDEKAQRIPAEELAPKKLTLQLDLEKPSQGDEKSPSERRQPPLPPPQQQQHKPSKSEVKHEKSPLPAALPPMPMTVGGWMGTFPPFSYIAPVPGLSAPGLHHPMDIKPGTSAGLQHPALPPLPVRPKRCATHCYIAQQIQYHQRITKMNSFWPTTAAAAAAAAATRSAPFFGPRGPFNMGVVPPAEAASLLANPMQGSYPVRAHAPLQETKAPSMVPSPFQGSLSKDKAASSSASVAESNQRKQPPALEAQQSSPMPPNMMQAPTFIFPFNQHAAAVAAATAAANRMGDTKSSGTSSAMPSSATAHASAAHAGASAMNLSFANLQPGDAQFLAILQNGYPFQLAAAHAGGAPSYRGMAPPGPGVPYFNGHVYSPHMLNPSQQQGTQQQNHQKNSMPSLSGSSQKHQPQQSQGLLGYAPNANAAAAAAAAAAAAAANSSQSYSSGNQRPVLLHGLAHRQDPDKTLQDGQSSDDKSSHHQKGGHEHNFAIPMHLPNFALMPSAGNQSEKKSNDHHQQPPTSRGQGVRIDLASSQPFVMPFGSIGAPGSAPNGLDFSSLAQNHALFQSHQEAGRHGYPQLNFASAQSVQGAQHKPQHQNAAEAKSVAGDSSSTPSAGDNERKKSASAKYPSDSQQHSLSFSKPENKSFMHPFLGSSANEPSVRTLSLIGAESSNAFGLGSSKSSSASTAAATSAAAPSAPTMSQQQQQQQIQLQLHQHHQHQMQQQFQQQQLQQQQQQQQLQQQQQQQQLQQQQQQQQQQQQQQQHQQHMLQLQKQQQQQQLFQNHLNSRPRSAAPSNASGYSDRLSATNFQNLMYPSSASQGGVPGQSPQLKASSSMRVSAPPSAASVPAASSPSNLIMMKNSGLHQQAKALQALSTPNHQSQSMSSSKIGHSLTNLSTGGAGDLSRSSNAPVASGSPSNSVSKSTGGSPPASGSAKGGQPVVQLSSPQQHAAKNSPSTSGSKSASTNPYSSMPMPSILGQQPNMAHSGGKQQSHGPSLKQQQAFPQGHGHGHFFISNAFAPQGPPQHVNAGAGAGLYQKRSADKTQQQQQQQQNAVSGSSAMLSLGSMSMSTSAVPADAGKAHSAAGSNMKANLHPAPGGFMHLATAGQSASGSPHSHLSAAQLTFSMPMPVKPTSDQKPAAGK, encoded by the exons ATGGAGCGGATCCGGGAAGGAAGGAGGGCCGCACTGGCCATGTCCGGCGGGGCGCCTCCGCCGCGGCGCCGGCTCAGGAGCAACGGCGGCGGCGTCTCCGGCGGCGCGGGGCCGAGGGACTCGCCTCGGTCCGAGAGGAGGCGGGGGGACCGCCTCATGCTCAACGGCAACGGccgcgacgacggcgacgacacCTCCGACgacagcctcggcgacgacgacgacgaccccgACGAGGAGCTCGCCGCCTCCGCGCCCAGGTTCCCGTCGGTGCAGCGCCGGTCACCCAGCACGGCGCCTCCGCCGTCCCCGCCACAGCCTGGCGCCGCGCACcatcacagcagcagcagcagcggcggcggcggcggcggttacaacaaccaccaccaccacggccCGCAGTCGATGCACCGGAAGGGGGGCTCCAATCCCAAGGGCCCCATAGTGTGGAAGGCCGCCGACGAAATGATCGGCGTTCCAGTCCCGAGGAAGGCGCGCTCAG CTTCTACCAAGAGGTCTTCGCACGAGTGGACAGGCCCCGGCGgtgggagcggcggcggcgccgcTGTAGACGGCTCGCAGATCCAGCGGCCTTCTTCACGGCCGATCTCGCCGGCTTCCACATCGGCCACCGCCCCTGCTCGGAAAAAGCTG AAAACACTTGGCGGCGGTGGGAGCAGCGGCGGTTCTGGGCCTGTACCGAAGCAGCGGCCGTCGCCGGCTTCAGCTCCTTCGGCAGCCCCGCCTCAGCCGCCACCAGCAAAGATTTCCAAGTCGCCATCGTTCATTCAGGAGGAGATCGAGGTCGCCGAGGTGCTATTTGGCCTGACGCGGCAGTTCCCCTGCCCTCCCAAGCAGGAGAACATGAACCACAAGCCGGAGCCCAAGGACGCGCCGGAGGCCAAGTCCGGGAACTCTTCGCCGGCTCCGTCGTCATCTGTCGTCCGGCCGGCAGATTCAGCCTCTCTCACCACTATAG CCCCAAAGAGGAAGCGGCCACGGCTCGCCAAGTACGACAACGAGAACCGCCCGGCGAGCCCAGCAAAACCGGACACGGCAGAGCCGCCCGCAAGGCCGGAAGTGCTTCCGGTGGCAAGATCAGATGCGAAGCCGTCCGTGTCGGCTGTGGCCGAAAGTGTcgccagcaccgccgccgccgccgccaccgctggcgcgcAGCAGGAGGCTACCCGGGAGCCAGAGAAGAGGGAGGACCACAGAGGAAGAGATCCAGAGCTCCGGGCCAGTGAATCAGATCGACGGGATCCCGGGCCCGAGAGCAGCCGGGCCGAGCCGCCGGCAGCAGCAGTCAAGCCCGACGGCGAGGCTGCTGCGCCGGTCGGCTCTGAGGCCAGGAATGGGGAGGCCACCACCGCGACAAAGAG TGAGCTGGCATCCGATGGCGCTCGGCAAGAAAAGTTTTGCATTGATCTCATG GCTCCCCCTCCTGGGAAGCTATCTCCTGATAGAGATGGCTCTTCCGACCCTGATGCGGATAAGAAGGGATTGGATTCTGAGATGGACGTG GCCGGGAGAGGAAATTCTGAAAAGAAAGATGGCGAGAGGACCCGGAGAGGCCTGGAGATCAATCTGGAGGACGAGAAGGCGCAAAGGATTCCGGCGGAGGAGCTTGCTCCAAAGAAGCTCACTCTGCAGCTTGATTTGGAGAAGCCCAGCCAAGGGGACGAAAAGTCGCCATCTGAGCGCAGACAGCCGCCATTGCCGccaccgcagcagcagcagcacaagccCTCAAAGTCCGAGGTCAAGCATGAGAAATCAC CTCTACCTGCTGCTTTACCCCCTATGCCAATGACCGTAGGCGGCTGGATGGGGACTTTCCCACCTTTTAG TTACATTGCTCCTGTTCCTGGACTatcagctcctgggcttcatcatcCTATGGACATCAAGCCAGGGACTTCTGCTGGATTACAG CATCCTGCATTGCCTCCACTGCCAGTACGCCCCAAGCGCTGCGCTACACATTGTTACATCGCACAGCAGATCCAATACCACCAGCGAATTACAAAGATGAACTCTTTCTGGCCCACAACAGcggctgccgctgctgctgccgccgccacaaGATCTGCACCATTCTTTGGTCCAAGAGGACCATTCAACATGGGCGTCGTTCCACCTGCGGAGGCTGCCTCCCTTCTCGCGAACCCAATGCAGGGGAGCTACCCTGTTCGGGCACACGCCCCGCTGCAAGAAACTAAGGCTCCTTCAATGGTGCCTTCTCCTTTCCAGGGGAGCCTCTCCAAGGATAAAGCGGCATCCAGCAGTGCCAGTGTTGCTGAATCAAACCAAAGGAAGCAACCTCCAGCTCTTGAAGCGCAGCAGTCCTCTCCCATGCCACCAAACATGATG caagcgcCAACATTCATCTTTCCATTCAACCAACATGCTGCAGCAGTAGCAGCTGCAACTGCCGCTGCCAATCGAATGGGAGATACAAAATCTTCTGGCACCAGCAGTGCGATGCCGTCATCTGCCACTGCCCACGCTTCAGCAGCACACGCTGGCGCATCGGCCATGAACTTGAGCTTTGCCAACTTGCAGCCGGGTGATGCCCAGTTCTTGGCCATCTTACAGAACGGCTACCCATTCCAGCTCGCTGCTGCTCATGCTGGAGGAGCTCCATCATATCGAGGCATGGCACcaccaggcccaggtgtaccgtatTTCAACGGGCATGTCTACTCTCCCCACATGTTGAACCCATCACAGCAGCAAGGTACGCAGCAACAAAATCATCAGAAAAACTCAATGCCAAGCTTGTCTGGTTCCTCTCAGAAGCATCAGCCACAACAATCACAAGGGTTGCTGGGATATGCACCAAATGCtaatgctgctgctgccgctgccgcagcTGCCGCAGCAGCCGCTGCCAACAGTTCCCAGAGCTATTCGAGCGGCAACCAGCGTCCTGTTCTTCTACATGGCCTCGCTCACCGACAGGATCCAGACAAGACTCTGCAAGATGGCCAGTCAAGTGATGACAAGTCTTCACACCATCAGAAGGGTGGGCATGAACATAATTTTGCTATTCCAATGCATCTTCCAAATTTTGCGTTGATGCCATCTGCTGGGAATCAGAGTGAGAAGAAATCGAATGATCACCAccagcagccaccaaccagtcgagGCCAGGGGGTTCGAATTGATCTTGCTTCATCTCAGCCTTTTGTGATGCCCTTTGGTTCCATTGGCGCTCCTGGTTCTGCTCCAAATGGTCTTGACTTCTCGTCATTGGCACAGAACCATGCGCTTTTCCAGAGCCATCAAGAAGCAGGCCGGCATGGTTACCCTCAGCTCAATTTTGCTTCAGCCCAGTCTGTTCAAGGTGCACAGCATAAACCCCAGCATCAAAATGCTGCAGAAGCTAAATCTGTGGCTGGGGATTCATCTTCAACGCCAAGTGCTGGAGATAATGAGAGAAAGAAATCTGCATCTGCAAAGTACCCGAGTGATTCACAGCAGCATTCTCTTTCTTTCTCTAAGCCAGAAAACAAGTCTTTTATGCACCCTTTCCTTGGTAGCAGTGCTAATGAGCCCTCAGTCCGCACTTTGAGCCTTATTGGTGCGGAATCTTCGAATGCCTTTGGGTTAGGCAGCAGCAAATCTTCAAGTGCTTCTACTGCAGCAGCTACGTCAGCTGCAGCCCCATCTGCACCGACCATgtcccagcagcagcaacagcagcaaatTCAGCTGCAGCtgcaccaacaccatcagcaccagATGCAGCAACAATtccagcagcagcaactccaacagcagcagcaacagcagcaactccagcagcagcagcaacagcagcaactccagcagcagcagcaacagcagcagcagcaacaacaacagcagcagcaccaGCAACATATGTTACAGCTTcagaaacagcagcagcaacagcaattGTTTCAAAATCATCTGAACTCTCGCCCCAGGTCTGCTGCTCCGAGTAATGCAAGTGGATACTCTGACCGTTTGAGTGCGACGAACTTCCAGAATTTAATGTATCCATCAAGCGCTTCTCAAGGCGGAGTTCCTGGTCAATCACCTCAATTGAAGGCATCGTCGTCGATGAGAGTGTCAGCTCCACCTTCAGCTGCTTCTGTCCCTGCTGCATCCTCGCCTTCTAATTTGATTATGATGAAGAACAGTGGTCTCCATCAACAAGCAAAAGCTCTGCAGGCTCTCTCCACCCCGAATCACCAGTCACAAAGCATGAGTTCGTCGAAGATTGGCCACTCCCTTACTAATCTTTCTACTGGAGGAGCAGGGGACCTATCTCGATCTTCAAATGCTCCGGTTGCTTCTGGTTCGCCATCTAACTCGGTCTCCAAAAGTACTGGTGGTAGCCCACCTGCATCTGGAAGTGCGAAGGGTGGCCAGCCAGTTGTCCAATTGTCATCACCTCAACAACATGCAGCAAAGAACTCTCCTTCAACTTCTGGATCCAAGTCGGCTTCAACAAATCCCTACAGCAGTATGCCTATGCCATCGATCCTTGGTCAGCAACCAAACATGGCTCACTCTGGTGGTAAGCAGCAGTCACATGGACCCTCATTGAAACAACAGCAGGCGTTCCCACAAGGCCATGGCCACGGCCATTTCTTCATCTCCAATGCCTTTGCGCCACAAGGTCCGCCTCAGCATGTAAATGCTGGAGCTGGTGCTGGCCTCTACCAAAAGCGCTCGGCTGACAagacgcagcagcagcagcagcagcagcagaatgctGTCTCTGGTTCGTCTGCGATGCTCTCTCTTGGTTCCATGTCGATGTCCACATCTGCGGTTCCAGCCGATGCGGGGAAGGCTCATAGTGCAGCTGGCAGTAACATGAAGGCCAATCTTCATCCAGCGCCTGGTGGTTTTATGCACCTTGCGACAGCGGGGCAATCTGCGAGTGGTTCGCCTCACTCTCACCTTTCAGCGGCACAATTGACGTTTTCAATGCCAATGCCCGTAAAGCCTACCAGTGATCAGAAGCCTGCTGCTG GTAAGTAA